A segment of the Curtobacterium sp. MCSS17_007 genome:
CGAACGCGAGGGTCCGCTGTGCCTCCCGCCGGAAGGGCTCGTCCGCCACCGCCCGCTCGAGCCGTTCGATCTCGGCGCGGTCGAGGAACGTGAACTCGCGCAACCGCGCCACCACGTCGGCGTCCGCCGTGTTGAGCCAGAACTGGTAGAAGGCGTAGGGCGACGTCATCTCGGCGTCGAGCCAGATCGCGTTGCCCTCGCTCTTGCCGAACTTCGTGCCGTCCGAGTTCGTGATGAGCGGCGTGCCCATAGCGTGCACCGACACCCCCTCGGTCCGGCGGATCAGCTCGGTCCCCGAGGTCAGGTTGCCCCACTGGTCGGAACCACCGGTCTGCAGCGTGCAGCCGTACTGACGGTAGAGCTCGCGGTAGTCCAGCCCCTGCAGGATCTGGTAGCTGAACTCGGTGTAGCTGATCCCGGCGTCGGAGTTCAGGCGTGCGGCGACGGCGTCCTTCTTCAGCATGGTGTTCACGCGGAAGTACTTGCCGATGTCGCGCAGGAAGTCGATGGCGGACAGCGGCGCCGTCCAGTCGAGGTTGTTGACGAGTCGCACCCCGTTGTCGCCGTCCGGGCTGAGGAACCGGGACACCTGCGCCTGCAGTCGGCTCACCCACTCGGCGACGGTCTCCGGCGTGTTCAGGGTCCGCTCCGCCGTCGGGCGCGGGTCGCCGATGAGCCCCGTCGACCCACCGACGAGCGCCAGCGGCTTGTGCCCGGCGAGCTGCAGCCGGCGCATCGTCAACAGCTGCAGCAGGTTGCCGCAGTGCAGGGAGGGCGCGGTCGGGTCGAAGCCGCAGTAGTACGTGACCGGCTCGCCGTCGAGGGCCTCCTGGAGTGCCGTCTCGTCGGTGGAGACGTGCACCAGACCGCGCCAGCGCAGTTCGTCCCACACCGAGGCGAAGGTGGGATCGTTCTGCTGGCGTGTCAGGACATCGGGATCGGTTGCGCTGGACACCCGACCATCGTAGCCACCGGGCGACGGCCGGGAGGCGCGGCGCAGCTCCGTCAGTCGACCGCGCGTCGGTGCCGTCGGTACGTCGACACCGTCGGGTCACCGGTGATCCAGAAGCGCCACGGGAACGACGCGCCACCCGCGACACCGGCGACGCCGGTGCGCGGACCGCGCGAGATGCGCGGGACCGGACCGCCGGGGCCGGGGACGGTGTCGCGGAGGAGGGCCCCGACCACGTCGGCCGGGTCGGCGGCGGCGAGCCGTGCCTCCAGACCGGGTGCCAGCGTCAGGGTGAACGGGCCCGTCCCGTCGAGCAGGGACGTGCCGTCGTCCTCGCCGAGGACCGCGCCGAGCGCGCTCCCGAGGTTCCCGGGGCCGCGGGCCAGTGCGGCGTCCGCGATCGACGGCCCGCGCCGCTCGCGGGCCAGCTCGAGTCCGTCGACCACGGCCGCACCCCGGAGGAGCGAGCCGGACGACGTGCCGGCCGGCCCGCTCACCACGTTGACGCACGTGTGGATGCCGTACGAGCGGTACGCGTAGAGGGTGCCCGGCGGTCCGAACAGGTGGCGGTTCCGTGGAGTCTGCCCGCGGTGACCGTGCGAGCCGGGGTCGGTCGGTCCCCAGTACGCCTCGACCTCGGTGATCCGCAGCGAGACCCCGCGACCGGAGATCGTCGCCCCGAGCAGCGCCGGAGCGCAGACCGGCGCAGGCTCCGACAGCAGGGCGAGCGACGCGGCCGTCATCGGGTGAAGGGGGCGCCCTCGGCCAGGTCGTGGACGCGACGGGTCAGGGATGCGAGCTGTTCGGTGACCCGCGCGGGAGCGGTCCCACCCGCACCGGCACGCGAGGCGACGCTCCCCTCGATCGTGAGGACCTGGCGCACCTCCGGGGTGAGGTGCTCGGAGACCGCGCGGTACTCGTCATCGGTCGGATCGTCGAGCTCGATGCCGCGTTCCTCGCAGTGGCGGACCAGCGCACCCGAGATCTCGTGGGCGTCGCGGAAGGGCACGCCCTGCCGCACGAGCCACTCGGCGACGTCGGTGGCGAGCGAGAAGCCCTGGGGCGCCAGCGCTGCCATGCGGTCCGTGTCGAACGTCAGCGTGGCGATCATCCCCGTGAAGGCCGGCAGCAGGACCTCGAGCTGGGCGACCGAGTCGAACACGGGCTCCTTGTCCTCCTGCAGGTCGCGGTTGTACGCGAGCGGGAGGCCCTTCAGCGTGGTGAGGAGCCCCGTGAGGTTGCCGACCAGGCGTCCGGACTTGCCGCGCGCCAGCTCGGCGATGTCCGGGTTCTTCTTCTGCGGCATGATGCTCGACCCGGTCGAGAAGGCGTCGTGGAGGCGGACGAAACCGAACTCCTTCGTGTTCCAGAGGATCACCTCCTCCGCCAGGCGGGACACGTCGATGCCGATCTGTGCCAGCACGAAGGCGAACTCGGCCACCACGTCGCGGGCGGCGGTGGCGTCGATCGAGTTGTCGGCCGGCCGGGCGAAGCCGAGCTCGCGCGCGATCGCCGCAGGGTCGAGCCCGAGTGAGCTGCCCGCGAGGGCGCCGGCGCCGTAGGGGCTCACGCTCGCGCGGTCCGCCCAGTCGCGCAGGCGCTCGAGGTCGCGGACGAGCGGCCACGCGTGCGCGAGGAGGTGGTGCGCGAGGAGGACCGGCTGCGCGTGCTGCAGGTGCGTGCGGCCCGGCATGATCGCGCCCGGGTGCTCGCTCGCCTGCTGCGAGATCGCGTCCACCAGGTCGATCACGAGCCGACCGATCCGACGCCCGTGGTCGAGCATGTGCATGCGGCCGAGGGTGGCGATCTGGTCGTTGCGGCTCCGGCCCGCGCGGAGCTTGCCGCCGAGCTCGGGGCCGAGATCGGCGATGAGCAGCCGCTCGAGGGCACCGTGGACGTCCTCGTCGCCGTCGTCCGGCTGCAGGGAGCCGTCGGCGTGCGCGGCCTCGAGCCGGTCGAGGCCGGCGAGCATCCGCTCGAGCTCGTCCGCCGTCAGGTAGCCGGCCGTGTGGAGGGCCCGGGCGTGGGCGCGCGACCCCGCGATGTCGTAGGGCGCGAGCTGCCAGTCGAACTGCGTCGAGCGGGACAGCGCGGCGAGCTCGGCGCTCGGGCCGTCGGCGAAGCGGCCGCCCCAGAGTGCACCGGTGTTCGTGGCGTCGGTCTTGGCGGGCTGGGTCGCGTCGGTCATGTCGTCCTGCCTGGGAGGTCGTCGGTGCTGGTCGAGGTGCTGGTCGTGGTGCTGGTGCTGGTGCTGGTGCTCGTGCTGGTGCTCGTGCGGTGCTGGTGCTCGGTGGGCTCGCCCGGTCAGTCCGGTCCGGTCCGGTCCAGCCCGGTCAGTTCGCCCGGTCTCGGCGCGCGGCCGTGCGCCCGGGGCGGGCCCAGGCGGTGGCGAGCGCGACCGGCGCGTCCGTCACGGCCGCGGCGAGCTCGAAGTCGTAGAGGCTCTGCCCCGACCGCCGTCCGGTCACGGTCGCGGCGCCCCCGTGGAGCAGGAGTCGGACGTCACCGGAGACGTGCCGCTGCGTCTCCTCGACGAAGGCGTCGACTGCCCGGCGGAGGCCACTCGCCCACCGCCCGCCGTCGACGAGGTCGGCCCACTCGCGGTCCACACCCTGCTTCACGCGCAGGACGTCCCGCTCGAGGGTCAGGCGTTCGAGGTCCTCGTGCGCGGCGACGAGCACGGTCGCGCCGGGGGTCTCGACGACCCGGCGGACCTTGCGACCGTCGAGCAGGTCCTCGACGAGGTCGTGCCGACCGATGCCGTGCCGGCCGGCGAGGGCGTCGATCTCCTGGAGCAGGCGGAGCACCGTGAAGCGCTGGCCGTCCAGGGCGACCGGGACGCCGTGCTCGAACGTGACGGTGACCTCGTCCGCAGCAGGAGCGTCGCCCGGGTCCTGGGTCCGGGCCCAGTCCGCCGGGTCCGCCGCCGTCCAGGGGTCGTCGAGGTCCGGTTCGGTGACGAGCCGCCCCCACAGGTCGTGCTCCGTCCCCGTGCCGGGCACCACGGCGGCCGGCACCGCGAGGACCGGCAGGTCGGGGTCGGCCCCGGCCACCGCCGCCGCGAGCGCGACGTCGTCCGGTGCGAGGGTCAGGTGTGCGACCGCCACGGCGCCGAGCTGCCGCGCGGTCCGGACGAGGTGGTCGGCCACGAGCGGCCGTCGGAGCGCCGGGACGAGGGGACGACCGGGGCCGCCGGCGTTCGCGCGGACGGCCGCGACGACGAACTGCTCGGCGTACTCGGTCCGGGCGTCCACCACGATCGCGTCGACCGCTCCTGCCGCCCGCGCACGGTCACGGACGGCGTCGACCTCGCGCGATCGGCCGCCGACGTCGACGACGAGCACCAGGACCTCGTGGTCGACCCCGAACTGCTCGACCGCCGCCGCCGGGTCGACCCCGGCGGAGCAGGCCACGACGATGCGGTCGGTCACCCGGGGCTCCCGTCGCGTCAGGCCGACGTCGACGCGACGGCCGCCGGGGCGCCCGTGGCGTTGGCGGCGAGCAGCCAGGCGAGCAGGGCCTTCTGCGCGTGCAGCCGGTTCTCCGCCTCGTCCCAGATGATGCTGCGCGGCCCGTCGATGACCTCGGCCGTGACCTCGAACCCGCGGTCGGCCGGCAGGCAGTGCAGGAAGACGGCGTCGTCCGCGGCGTGCGCCATCAGCTCGTCGTCGACGCGGTAGCCCGCGAAGGTGTCGAGGCGCGACTGCTTCTCGTCCTCCTTGCCCATCGAGACCCAGGTGTCGGTGACCACGACGTCCGCGCCGGCGACCGCGGCGACCGGATCGGTGACCACGAGCACGGACCCGCCGGTCTCGGCAGCGCGGTGCTCGGCGTCGGTGACGACCTGCGGCTCCGGGCTGAACGCCGAGGGCGCTGCCACGCGGACGTGCATGCCCGCGGTCGCGCCGGCGAGCAGGTACGACTGCGCCATGTTGCTGGCGCCGTCCCCGATGAAGGCGACGGTCTGCCCGGCGAGGGTGCCGCGGTGCTCCCGGATCGTCAGCAGGTCGGCGAGGAGCTGGCACGGGTGGAAGTCGTCCGACAGGGCGTTCACCACGGGCACGCGGGTGCCCTCGGCCATCTCCTCGAGCCCGGACTGCGCGTAGGTGCGCCACACGATGGCGGAGACCATGCGCTCGAGCACGCGGGCGGTGTCCGAGGGGGTCTCCTTGCCACCGAGCTGGCTGTTCGCCGTCGTGATGACGAGCGGGCTGCCGCCGAGGTCCGAGATGCCGACGTGGAACGACACCCGGGTGCGGGTCGACGACTTGTCGAAGATGACCGCGACGGTCTGCGGACCGGCGAGGGGCTTCTCGCCCCAGCGGTCACCCTTCATCTGGGCCGCGAGGTCGAGGATGGCGGACTGCTCGGCCTGGGTCAGGTCGTCGTCCCGGAGGAAGTGGCGGGTCATGCGGAGGTCTCCTGGGTCGCGGTGCCCTGGTCGGTGCCGGCGTGCTCGGCGGCGACGGCGGCGAGGCTCTCACCGAGGATCGACACGAACTCGTCGATCTCGGCGTCGGACACGACGAGCGGCGGTGCGATGCGCAGGCTCGACTCGTTCGGGGCGTTGATGATGAGGCCGCGCTGGAGCGCAGCGGCGTTGACGGCCGGGCCGACGGGGCCGGTCAGACCGACACCGACGAGCAGGCCCGTCCCGCGGACCTCCTGCACCAGCGGGGAACCGAGGCCGGCGATGCCGGCACGGATGCGCTCCCCCTTCGTCACCGCTCCGGCGACGAGGTCGGCGCGCTCGATCTCCGCCAGCACCGCGTTGGCGACCCGCGTGCCGAGCGGGTTGCCGCCGAAGGTGGAACCGTGCTGACCGGCCGAGAACAGCTCGGACGCCCACCCGAATGTCACGAGTGCGCCGATCGGGAAACCGCCCGCGATGCCCTTGGCGATCGTGACGGCGTCCGGGGTGAAGCCGTGGCCCTGGAAGGTGAACCAGTTGCCCGTCCGGCCGACACCCGTCTGGATCTCGTCGAGGATGAACAGGGCGCCGTGCTCCTCGGTCAGACGCCGCGCGGCCTGCAGGAAGCCCTCGGGCAGGTCGACGACGCCGGCCTCGCCCTTGATCGGCTCGAGGATGAGCGCGGCGACGGTGTCGTCGATCGCGGCCTCGAGCGCCTCGACCGTCGAGTCGATGTGCTCGACGCCGGGGACCATCGGCAGGAAGTCCTCCTGCAGTGCCGGCTTGCCGGTGAGCGCCAGGGCCCCCATGGTCCGGCCGTGGAAGCCCTGCTTCAGCGCGAGGATGCGAGTCTTGCGGCCGTCCGCGCCCTTGTTCAGCCGTGCGAGCTTGAACGCGGCCTCGTTCGCCTCGGCACCGGAGTTGCCGAAGTACACGCGACCGGCGTCCCCCGCGCCGGTGATGCGCTTGAGGCGCTCGGCGAGCTCGAGCTGCGGCGGCGTCGCGAAGTAGTTCGAGACGTGCACGAGCTTCGCGGCCTGGTCGGCCACGGCCTCGACCAGGGCCGGGTGGGCGTGGCCGAGGGAGTTGACGGCGATGCCGGCGAGGAAGTCGAGGTACTCGTTGCCGTCGACGTCCCACACACGGCAGCCCTGGCCGCGCTCGAGCATGATCTTCGGCGGGGTCAGGGATCGCATGAGCGACGCCCCGAACCGGTCGTTCCAGGTCTGGGTCTGCGTCTCGGTGCTCACTGCTCGTTCCCCTTCTGCGTGGTGCTCGTGGTGTGGACCGCTTCGTGCCGGCCCGGGTCCGCTGCGGACTCGGGCACGCGTCGGCCCACCTCGGCGTGGGTGTTCTGGTTCTCGGTGCGTCGGCTCGGGTCCGGGATCACCTCGGTGCCCGCGCCACGCAGGGTGAACACCTCGAGCAGGATGGAGTGCGGGATGCGGCCGTCGATGATGGTCGCGCCGCCGACCCCGCCCACCACGGCGTCGAGGCACGCCGTCATCTTGGGGATCATCCCCGACTCCAGCGTCGGCAGGAGCTCCCGCAGCTCGTCGACAGCGATGAGGTCGATGATCGAGTCACGGTCGGGCCAGTTGCGGTACAGCCCGGGCACGTCCGTCAGCATCATGAGCTTCGCGGCGCCGAGGGCGATCGCCAGTGCGCCGGCCGCGGCGTCGGCGTTGACGTTGAGCGCCTGGTCGGGATGCGCGTCGTCGATCGCGATGCTGGAGACGACCGGGATCCGGCCGGCCTCGATCGCGGCGAGGACCCCGGACGGATCGACGTGGGTGATGTCGCCGACATGGCCGAGGTCGAAGTGCTCGCCGTCGACGACGACGCCCTTCTTCTCGCCGGTGAACAGGGACCCGCCGTCACCGAAGACCCCGACGGCCAGGCCGTCGCCGTGCTCGTTCACGAGGTCGACGATCTCGCGGTTGACCTCGCCGGCGAGGACGTCACGGACCACCGTGATCGCCTCGGTCGTCGTCACCCGGTAGCCGCCGCGGAACTCCGACTCGATGCCCTGCTCCTTGAGGGCGGCGGAGATCTGCGGGCCGCCGCCGTGGACGACCACGGGATGCAGGCCGGCGTAGCGCAGGTAGACCATGTCCTCGGCGAACGCGCGCTTGAGGTCGTCGTTCACCATCGCGTTGCCGCCGAACTTCACGACGACGGTCTTGCCCGAGAACCGCTTCAACCACGGCAGGGACTCGATGAGCGTCGCGGCCTTGACGGCGGCGAGCTCGTGCTCTTCTTCCTTGGTCAGGTCGTTCGTCATCAGCTGGAGTACGCGCTGTTCTCGTGGACGTAGTCGTGCGTCAGGTCGTTGGTCAGGATCGTCGCCGCGTGCGCACCGACCCCGAGCTCGATCAGGACGTGGGTGTCGCGGGGGGTCAGGTCGACCTCGTCGATCGGACGGTCCGGAGCGCCGGCGTGGCAGACGCGCACACCGTTCATGCTCACGTCGACCGCGTAGGGGTCGAACTCGGCGTCGGTCGTGCCGATCGCCGCGAGCACCCGGCCCCAGTTCGGGTCGTTGCCGAACACGGCGGCCTTGAACAAGTTGTTCCGGGCGACGCTGCGCCCGACCGTGACGGCGTCGTCCTCGGACACCGCGCCGGTGACCTCGATCGTGATGTCGTGGCTCGCGCCCTCGGCGTCCTGCTGGAGCTGGCGGGCCAGGTCGGCGCAGACAGCGGTCAGGGCCTCCTGGAAGTCACCGACCCCTGGCGTGGTGCCGCTCGCGCCGGACGACAGCAGCACGACGGTGTCGTTCGTCGACATGCAGCCGTCCGAGTCGACGCGGTCGAAGGTGACGCGGGTGGCCGCGCGGAGCGCCTGGTCGAGCTGCTCCGGCGTCTGCACGGCGTCGGTCGTGATGACGACGAGCATGGTCGCGAGGCCGGGCGCCAGCATGCCGGCACCCTTCGCCATGCCGCCGACCGTCCAGCCGTCCTGCGTGACCACGGACTGCTTCGGCTTCGTGTCGGTCGTCATGATCGCGGTCGCGGCGTCCGGGCCGCCGTCGCTGTCGAGCGCCGCAGCTGCGAGGTCGACGCCGCGCAGCACGCCGTCGCGGAAGGCCTGGTCCCCGCGGCCGATCAGCCCCGTCGAGCAGACGACGACGTCGCCGGCTCCGATGCCGAGCGCGTCACCGACCGCTTCGGCCGTCATGTGCGTGGTCTGGAAGCCGAACGGTCCGGTGAAGCAGTTCGCGCCACCGGAGTTGAGCACCACGGCCCGGGCGACGCCGTCGCCGACGACCTGGCGCGACCAGATCACCGGGTGCGCCTGCGCGCGGTTGCTCGTGAAGACCGCCGCGGCGGCGGCGTCGGGTCCGTCGTTCACGACGAGGGCGACGTCGGGCTTCCCGCTCGCCTTGAGTCCGGCGGTGACGCCTGCTGCACGGAACCCCGCGGCTGCGGTCACGCCCTGGAGCTCCGCTGCGGCCGGGGTGGTCGAGCTCACGTCGGTCACGGTGCGACTCCGTCCACGTTGAGGCCGAGGGTCTCCGGGAAGCCCAGGGCGATGTTGGCCGACTGCACCGCGGCGCCGGCGGTGCCCTTGGCGAGGTTGTCGAGGGCGCTCACGGCGACGACACGTCCGGCGGCCTCGTCGACGGTGATGCCGACGAGCGCGGTGTTCGCGCCGACGGTGTCCGCGGTCCGGGGGAACTCGCCCTCGGGCAGCAGGTGCACGAAGGGCTCGTCCGTGTAGGCCTGCTCCCAGGCGAGCCGCACGTCGCGGGCGCTCACACCGGGCGAGAGCTTCGCGGTGGTCGTCGCGAGGATGCCCCGCGACATCGGGACCAGCACGGGGGTGAAGGAGATCCGGACGTCGCCCGCGCCCGCGGCGACCAGGTTCTGCTGGATCTCGGGGATGTGCCGGTGCGTCCCGCCCACGGCGTACGCGCTCGCGGAGCCCATGATCTCGGAGGCCAGGTAGGTGGTGGCGAGCTTCTTGCCCGCGCCGCTCGGGCCGACGCTCAGCACGGCGACGATGTCGTCCGTCTCGACGAGGCCTGCCTGCACGCCGGGCTGGATGCCGAGCGTCACGGCCGTGACGTTGCACCCCGGGACCGCGATCCGCTTCGTCGACGCGAGTTCGGTCCGCTGACGGCCGAGGCCCGTGATGTCGTCCACGTCGCGCCATTCCTCGGCCGTGCCCGGTGCGGGCGCCGCGTGCAGCAGCTCCGGCAGACCGTACGTCCATGCACCGTGGTACTCGCCGCCGTAGAAGGCGTCCCACGCGGCCGGGTCGGTCAGCCGGTGGTCCGCGCCGCAGTCCACGACGAGGGTGTCGTCGTCGAGTTCCGCCGTGATCGCCCCGGACTGCCCGTGCGGCAGTGCGAGGAAGACCACGTCGTGCCCACGGAGGTTCTCCGCCGTCGTCTCGACCAGGGTCAGGTGGGCCAGCGAACGCAGGTGCGGCTGCGTGGCGATGAGCGGCTGTCCGGCGTTCGAGAACGCCGTCACCGTCCTGACGTCGAACTCGGGGTGGGCGGAGAGCACGCGCAGGAGCTCACCGCCCGCGTAGCCGGAGGCTCCCGCCACGGCGACGGATACGGACATGGGTTCCACCTTTGGTCGGACTGGTCGTCGAGAGAGTCGGAGGCGGCGGCCCCGGGCGGTGCTGATCCGGTGGATCAGTCGCGCAGGGTCGCCCCGAATCGCTCGCCGGCACGTCGGACGGCGCCGTCACGGGCCTCGGAGGCCTCGGCAGCGGTCAGCGTGCGGTCCGTGGCACGGAAGCGCAGGGCGAACGTCAGGGACTTCTGTCCCTCGTCCACGCCCGTGCCCCGGTAGTCGTCCACGAGCCGAGCATACTCCAGCAGCTCGCCGGCGCCGAGGCGCACCGTCTCGAGGACGTCGCCCGCCGGGACGTCGACGCCCACCACGAGGGAGAGGTCCTGCGTCGCTGCCGGGTAGGACACGATCGGTGCGACCGACACGAGGTCCGGAGCCGCCGCGACCAGCGCGTCGAGGTCGAGCTCGACGACGGCGACGACCCGGGGCAGCACCGCGGCCTCGGTCAGTGCGGGCAGCAGTTCGCCCGCCACCCCGACCACGGTGTCGCCGACGAGCAGCGAGGCCGCGCGACCCGGGTGCAGCGACGGGTGCGTCGTCTGCACGACCCGGAGCTCGACGCCGACCGCCCAGGCGACCTCGCGGGCGACGTCGACCGCGTCCGCGATGCCGGAGGGCTCCGGCTGCACGCCCGGCTGCTTCACCACGCGGTTCCCGGTGAGGAGCGCCGAGACGTGGAACGGCTGGGGCGGGAGCGACGCGTCGAGGGCGGCGAGGGTCTCGCGGTCCGGCAGCGCGGCGCCGGCCGGCACCGTCTCGGTGCCGAGCTGCACGCCCGTGGCCGGCAGGAAGACCCGCGAGGTCTCGTAGAGGGCGACGTCGACGAGCCCGCGGGAGACGTTGCGCCGAGCGGCATCGACGAGCGCGGGCAGACCACTGCGGCGGAGCAGGGACTGCTCGCTGTCGAGGGCGTTCGCGAGCCGGACGCTCGGTCCGCCGTCCCCCTCGATGCCCGGGTAGGCGTCCTGGGTCGCCTGCGAGACGAACGGCGCGGTGACGACCTCGACGAGGCCCTGCGCTGCGAGGGCCGCGGACACGCGTCGGCGGGCCTGCTGGTGTCGGGTCAGACCGCGCCCGGGCGGGGCGATCGGCAGGACGCTGGGGATCCGGTCGTACCCGACGATGCGGGCCACTTCCTCGACGAGGGTGGTGTCGTCGGTCAGGTCCGGGCGCCAGGACGGCGGCGTGACGACGAGCAGCTCGCCGTCGACGTCGACCGTCGCGCCGATCGCGCGCAGCGTGTCGATGACCTCGGCGTCGGTGTACTCGACGCCGACGAGCTCCGCAGGACGGGCGGCGCGCATCGCGATGGTCGGGCGGGGCGCGGCGTCGACGAGCGTCGACCCGAGCGCGTCGGCCGTCCCGCCGGCGAGCTCGACGAGGAGCTCGACCGCGCGGTTCGCAGCGGCCTCGGCCACGAGCGGGTCGACCCCGCGCTCGAAGCGCTTCGACGCCTCGCTCGGCAGCTTGTGCCGACGGGCGGTCCGCGCGATCGAGACCTGGTCGAAGCCGGCTGCCTCGATGAGGACGTCGGTCGTGGTGTCGGAGATCTCCGTCCGGGCGCCGCCCATCACGCCGGCGAGGCCCACGGGGCCGTCGTCGTCGGTGATGACGAGGTCCTCGGGGTCGAGCGTGCGGGTGGTGTCGTCGAGGGTGACGAGGGTCTCCCCCGCCGCCGCTCGGCGCACGCCGAGCCCACCGACCACCTCGGCGAGGTCGTAGCCGTGCAGGGGCTGGCCGAGCTCGAACATGACGTAGTTCGTGATGTCGACCGGCAGCGAGATCGAGCGGACGCCCGCCAGCGACAGGCGGGACACCATCCACGCCGGGGTCTTCGCCGTCGGGTCGATGCCGCGGACGACACGCGTCACGAAGGTGTGCGCACCGACACGGCCGCGGATCGGGGCCCGGTCGTCCACGGTGACGCGGAAGCCCTCGCCCGACCGGGGCGCCACGCGCTCCGCCGGGTCGTGGAAGCTCGCACCCGTGGCGTGGGCGTACTCGCGGGCGACCCCGCGCATGCTCATCACGTACCCGCGGTCCGGGGTGACGTTGATCTCGACGGCGGCGTCGTCGAGCCCGAGCAGGGCGATGGCGTCGGCACCGACCTCGGGCTCCATGCCGAGGTCGGCGAACCGGAGGATGCCGTCGTGCTCGTCGCCGAGGCCGAGCTCGCGGGCCGAGGCGATCATGCCGTCGGACACGTGCCCGTAGGTCTTGCGCGCCGCGATCGGGAACGGCCCGGGCAGCACGGCCCCGGGGAGCGTCACGACGACGAGGTCACCGACGTCGAAGTTGTGGGCGCCGCAGACGATGCCACGCGGCTCGGGCTCGCCGACGTCGACCTGGCACCAGTTGATCGTCTTGCCGTTCTTCTGCGGCTCGGGCACACGCTCGAGCACGCGGCCGACGACGATCGGGCCGGTGAGGTCGTAGGTGTGGACGTCTTCTTCCTCGAAGCCCACCGACACGAGTGCCGCGTGGACGTGCTCGAGCGTGACGTCGTCGGGCAGGTCGACGGACTCGCCGAGCCAACGGAGTGGG
Coding sequences within it:
- a CDS encoding NAGSA dehydrogenase family protein, whose protein sequence is MSVSVAVAGASGYAGGELLRVLSAHPEFDVRTVTAFSNAGQPLIATQPHLRSLAHLTLVETTAENLRGHDVVFLALPHGQSGAITAELDDDTLVVDCGADHRLTDPAAWDAFYGGEYHGAWTYGLPELLHAAPAPGTAEEWRDVDDITGLGRQRTELASTKRIAVPGCNVTAVTLGIQPGVQAGLVETDDIVAVLSVGPSGAGKKLATTYLASEIMGSASAYAVGGTHRHIPEIQQNLVAAGAGDVRISFTPVLVPMSRGILATTTAKLSPGVSARDVRLAWEQAYTDEPFVHLLPEGEFPRTADTVGANTALVGITVDEAAGRVVAVSALDNLAKGTAGAAVQSANIALGFPETLGLNVDGVAP
- the pheT gene encoding phenylalanine--tRNA ligase subunit beta, encoding MRVPLRWLGESVDLPDDVTLEHVHAALVSVGFEEEDVHTYDLTGPIVVGRVLERVPEPQKNGKTINWCQVDVGEPEPRGIVCGAHNFDVGDLVVVTLPGAVLPGPFPIAARKTYGHVSDGMIASARELGLGDEHDGILRFADLGMEPEVGADAIALLGLDDAAVEINVTPDRGYVMSMRGVAREYAHATGASFHDPAERVAPRSGEGFRVTVDDRAPIRGRVGAHTFVTRVVRGIDPTAKTPAWMVSRLSLAGVRSISLPVDITNYVMFELGQPLHGYDLAEVVGGLGVRRAAAGETLVTLDDTTRTLDPEDLVITDDDGPVGLAGVMGGARTEISDTTTDVLIEAAGFDQVSIARTARRHKLPSEASKRFERGVDPLVAEAAANRAVELLVELAGGTADALGSTLVDAAPRPTIAMRAARPAELVGVEYTDAEVIDTLRAIGATVDVDGELLVVTPPSWRPDLTDDTTLVEEVARIVGYDRIPSVLPIAPPGRGLTRHQQARRRVSAALAAQGLVEVVTAPFVSQATQDAYPGIEGDGGPSVRLANALDSEQSLLRRSGLPALVDAARRNVSRGLVDVALYETSRVFLPATGVQLGTETVPAGAALPDRETLAALDASLPPQPFHVSALLTGNRVVKQPGVQPEPSGIADAVDVAREVAWAVGVELRVVQTTHPSLHPGRAASLLVGDTVVGVAGELLPALTEAAVLPRVVAVVELDLDALVAAAPDLVSVAPIVSYPAATQDLSLVVGVDVPAGDVLETVRLGAGELLEYARLVDDYRGTGVDEGQKSLTFALRFRATDRTLTAAEASEARDGAVRRAGERFGATLRD